The following proteins are encoded in a genomic region of Primulina huaijiensis isolate GDHJ02 chromosome 3, ASM1229523v2, whole genome shotgun sequence:
- the LOC140974510 gene encoding F-box/kelch-repeat protein At3g27150, with protein sequence MMPEDEEWSDQRGFNPSGDDNMVDLSDGPQDADYSRMSLSYELENLIFARFPRSEYWKLCFVNKRCLNLLRSGELYKIRNEIGFKEPSVFMFTSGERSWWAFDREFKSRRRLPVLPSDPCFASGDKESLCAGTHLLVSGREIDGLVIWRYELAKNIWYKGPSMICPRCLFASATCGSRAYVAGGMGTALRSEVYDTAEKYNPDSGSWEPLPKMKKKRKFCSGCYMDNRFYVIGGRNDDGELTCGEFFDETRNRWELLPEMLKDFPTQSSHSPPLLAVVKNELYSLEASSNQVKLYLKHTNTWKQLGTVPVRADYNRGWGIAFKSLGNELLVIGSSSVSPAGNHMAIYTCIPDSDSDELRWKPLDCGSNGLSHFILNCSVMVA encoded by the coding sequence ATGATGCCCGAAGATGAGGAGTGGTCAGATCAGAGAGGATTTAATCCATCTGGGGATGATAATATGGTCGATTTGTCCGATGGACCTCAGGATGCAGATTATTCACGCATGTCTCTTAGCTACGAGTTAGAGAATCTTATTTTCGCCAGGTTCCCAAGATCAGAATATTGGAAATTATGCTTCGTGAATAAGAGATGCTTGAATCTTTTAAGAAGCGGTGAGCTTTACAAGATCAGGAACGAGATTGGGTTCAAAGAGCCTTCTGTTTTCATGTTCACTAGTGGGGAGAGAAGTTGGTGGGCATTTGATCGTGAATTCAAGTCCCGTAGGCGGCTCCCGGTTCTGCCATCCGACCCTTGTTTTGCTTCTGGAGATAAGGAATCGCTCTGTGCTGGAACTCATCTGCTTGTTTCTGGCAGAGAGATAGATGGCCTAGTTATTTGGAGGTACGAATTGGCTAAGAACATTTGGTACAAGGGTCCATCAATGATATGCCCACGATGCTTGTTCGCTTCTGCTACATGCGGTAGCCGTGCTTATGTTGCTGGTGGGATGGGAACAGCATTGAGAAGCGAAGTCTATGACACGGCTGAGAAATATAATCCCGACAGTGGTTCGTGGGAACCTCTCCCGAAaatgaagaagaagaggaagtttTGCTCCGGTTGCTACATGGACAATAGGTTTTATGTGATTGGAGGGAGAAACGACGATGGGGAACTAACATGTGGTGAATTCTTTGACGAAACTAGAAACAGATGGGAGCTTTTACCAGAAATGTTAAAAGATTTTCCTACACAGTCATCACATTCACCACCACTTCTTGCTGTTGTAAAGAATGAGCTCTACTCACTGGAAGCTTCTTCCAACCAGGTGAAGTTGTACTTGAAGCATACAAACACATGGAAACAGTTGGGGACGGTTCCAGTGAGAGCTGATTACAACAGAGGGTGGGGAATCGCGTTCAAGTCTTTGGGCAATGAGCTACTTGTAATAGGATCGTCATCTGTTTCTCCTGCTGGTAATCACATGGCTATTTATACTTGTATCCCGGATTCTGATTCGGATGAGTTGCGGTGGAAACCTCTGGACTGTGGAAGCAATGGGCTTAGCCACTTCATCTTAAACTGTTCTGTTATGGTAGCCTGA